Proteins from one Terriglobus tenax genomic window:
- a CDS encoding c-type cytochrome, whose amino-acid sequence MVKPLLVLVLPAVLSLAPAPQQSTPAPPAGAPAMANPVKPTAESQAKAKKMYGYDCAMCHGATGDGKGDIPMKSIKDLTDPASLKDISDSDLYTLIKSGKGDMPGEGDRLKENDLWNMVIYVKSLAKK is encoded by the coding sequence ATGGTGAAGCCTTTACTTGTACTCGTCCTGCCCGCAGTTCTTTCTCTGGCCCCCGCACCACAGCAGTCCACACCGGCACCGCCGGCTGGAGCGCCTGCGATGGCAAACCCCGTAAAACCCACCGCCGAGTCCCAGGCCAAGGCGAAAAAGATGTACGGTTACGACTGTGCGATGTGCCACGGCGCCACCGGCGACGGCAAGGGCGACATCCCGATGAAGTCCATCAAGGACCTGACCGACCCAGCCTCTCTCAAAGACATCTCCGACAGCGACCTGTACACCCTGATCAAGAGCGGCAAAGGCGACATGCCCGGAGAAGGCGACCGCCTGAAAGAGAACGACCTTTGGAACATGGTGATCTACGTAAAGTCGCTGGCGAAAAAGTAG
- the ybeY gene encoding rRNA maturation RNase YbeY: protein MPAAIELDRTRLSRYLLRARRAVGLEGQVDVLLTDDKTIKRLNRDFRGKNKATDVLSFPAGDFAEGLAGDLAVSLDTAAKQAKRFGLTLEDEVKTLLLHGTLHLAGYDHEVDNGEMAAEEARLRAKLRLPSSLIARVEGPGKRVKGAAR, encoded by the coding sequence ATGCCTGCTGCCATCGAGCTCGACCGGACCCGTCTGTCCCGCTACCTGCTGCGCGCCCGCCGCGCCGTAGGGCTGGAAGGGCAGGTGGACGTACTGTTGACCGACGACAAGACCATCAAGCGCCTGAACCGCGACTTTCGCGGGAAGAACAAGGCTACGGACGTGCTGAGCTTTCCCGCCGGAGACTTCGCCGAGGGGCTGGCAGGCGATCTTGCCGTCTCGCTGGATACAGCGGCGAAGCAGGCCAAACGCTTTGGCCTGACGCTCGAAGACGAGGTGAAGACCCTGCTGCTGCATGGCACCCTGCACCTGGCCGGATATGACCATGAGGTCGACAACGGCGAGATGGCCGCGGAGGAAGCGCGTCTACGCGCGAAGCTGCGGCTGCCCAGCAGCCTGATTGCCCGCGTAGAAGGCCCGGGCAAGCGTGTAAAAGGAGCTGCGCGATGA
- a CDS encoding adenine nucleotide alpha hydrolase, with amino-acid sequence MKKCILSWSGGKDSAWALKLLREQNEWQVGALLTTVNEHFHRIAIHGVREELLDRQAAAAGLPLWKVPLPWPCPNEEYELRMAAVCQRAIAEGFEAVAFGDLFLEEIRAYRERMLTGTGLQPLFPVWGIPTDLLAEQMLVAGVKARIACLDPRKLPAELAGKQWSRDLIASLPTGVDPCGENGEFHTFVSAGPMLSREIAVTPGEVLEREGFVYAELLG; translated from the coding sequence ATGAAGAAATGCATCCTGAGCTGGAGCGGCGGCAAAGACTCCGCCTGGGCCCTGAAGCTGCTGCGCGAGCAGAACGAGTGGCAGGTTGGCGCGCTGCTGACAACCGTGAACGAACACTTCCACCGCATCGCCATCCATGGCGTGCGCGAGGAGTTATTGGATCGCCAGGCCGCCGCGGCAGGTCTTCCGCTGTGGAAGGTGCCGCTGCCCTGGCCCTGTCCTAACGAAGAGTACGAACTGCGTATGGCGGCCGTTTGCCAGCGCGCAATTGCGGAAGGCTTTGAGGCTGTTGCCTTCGGCGACCTGTTCCTTGAGGAGATTCGCGCCTACCGCGAACGCATGCTCACCGGCACCGGTCTGCAACCCCTGTTCCCGGTCTGGGGCATTCCAACGGACCTGCTGGCCGAACAGATGCTGGTCGCCGGCGTAAAAGCCCGCATCGCCTGCCTGGACCCGCGCAAGCTTCCGGCAGAGCTGGCTGGAAAGCAGTGGAGCCGCGATCTGATCGCTTCCCTGCCCACGGGCGTTGACCCCTGCGGCGAGAACGGGGAGTTCCACACCTTCGTCTCGGCCGGCCCCATGCTTTCCCGGGAGATCGCCGTTACACCCGGCGAGGTGCTGGAGCGCGAGGGATTCGTCTACGCGGAGCTGCTGGGATAA
- a CDS encoding PhoH family protein, protein MMKKALEITPNIEPLFGTRDENLHLMEKALRVAIDLRSDAVMVTGDPDGIARVEKIFTDYDQLCHQGVMLQNGELHGMLKLVVADPRITLRGLVESGKQRSTGAKRTVQPRSPNQRKYIELIEQNDMIFGIGPAGTGKTYLAVAMAVAALMSKKVSRIILVRPAVEAGERLGFLPGSLQEKVDPYMRPLYDALYDLLDPPRVDKMLETNVIEIAPLAFMRGRTLNDAFIIMDEAQNTTNEQMKMFLTRLGANSKAIITGDLSQIDLPNPKKSGLLEALRVLDGVEGLGFCHFEDADVVRHHLVQRIVRAYDSHTREQQQLPLGLEGSVGEGMPAAEPAKRISKPQ, encoded by the coding sequence TTGATGAAAAAAGCGCTTGAGATCACGCCCAACATCGAGCCCCTGTTCGGGACCCGCGACGAAAACCTTCACCTGATGGAAAAGGCCCTGCGTGTTGCCATTGACCTGCGATCGGATGCAGTGATGGTGACCGGCGACCCGGATGGCATCGCCCGCGTCGAGAAGATCTTCACGGACTACGACCAGCTTTGCCACCAGGGTGTGATGCTGCAGAACGGCGAACTGCACGGCATGCTGAAACTGGTGGTGGCTGACCCTCGCATTACCCTGCGCGGCCTGGTGGAGAGCGGCAAGCAGCGCTCTACCGGAGCCAAGCGAACGGTACAGCCGCGCTCTCCTAACCAGCGCAAGTACATTGAGCTGATTGAACAGAACGACATGATCTTCGGCATCGGCCCGGCCGGCACCGGCAAAACCTATCTTGCCGTGGCCATGGCGGTTGCCGCGCTGATGTCGAAAAAAGTCAGCCGCATCATCCTCGTCCGCCCGGCGGTGGAGGCTGGGGAACGGCTTGGCTTCCTTCCCGGATCGCTGCAGGAGAAGGTTGATCCCTACATGCGTCCGTTGTATGACGCCCTGTATGACCTTCTGGACCCGCCCCGCGTCGACAAGATGCTGGAGACCAACGTGATTGAGATTGCCCCGCTGGCCTTCATGCGCGGCCGCACGCTCAATGACGCCTTCATCATCATGGACGAGGCGCAGAACACGACCAACGAGCAGATGAAGATGTTCCTCACCCGCCTGGGAGCCAACTCCAAGGCCATCATCACCGGCGATCTGTCGCAGATCGATCTTCCGAACCCGAAGAAGAGCGGCCTGCTGGAGGCGTTGCGTGTGCTGGATGGGGTGGAGGGCCTTGGCTTCTGCCACTTTGAGGACGCCGACGTGGTGCGCCACCACCTGGTGCAGCGCATCGTGCGTGCTTACGACAGTCATACGCGCGAGCAACAGCAGCTTCCGCTGGGGCTCGAAGGCTCCGTTGGCGAGGGGATGCCGGCAGCCGAACCGGCCAAACGCATCTCAAAGCCGCAGTAG
- a CDS encoding TonB-dependent receptor: MTTARLIGTVTDQSGAVISNATVTVKNTRTGQSRTVTTNGDGLYIIPSLVPSEYDVKVTASGFADAEATGVTLAVGQELVKDIALPVAGSSTSVMVDAGQIIALDTSSARIGANVASREIEDLPINGRQVSQLYLLAPGATNVGSGNFGEIRFSGRAVEQNVLRLDGVEATALISAVPGNLNGEANSIFRLQQSLEAIQEFRVDSNSYPAEMGTGTGGQISFVTKSGGNMFHGSAFEYVRNDFFDARNTFNRRNTANNSPKFRLNQFGGSVGGPIIKDKLFFFGVYEGLRQYWNVASTGNTISNYTISRIPVNSPIRNLVAAYPLDPNPIAIEQPGVTFTDGTVNGATGRELVSVSRAVPYSLTENFAAARFDYHINDKYSVYARFNRDQGTANSTQDPAGGLTQNKYIPQNAVIALNQVLSGSMFNETKIGLNYVKTRVNGVSGASPNADLSASLFSIANAVKPGGLVTTSSSFTGRGAPYTGWSISPIDNFSIIKGNHNLKFGFESRIIKIYNDQLGGTQYTFNSVTNFVNNTPDQTAFNGDLSALSPFSGLSGVAQMRQNYYIGYAQDEWKLKPTLTLSYGVRYEYFQPLHEVNDKYVFFDMTSGTLYSSGRVSAFPKYNKSWFGSSTKNFGPRVGLTWAPASLHNNTVVRLGAGIFYGPGQTEDQVQPEANDRVGRTLTGAAGAYPVNTTALLAGFDANNLSGFQPRAYAPYYHLPERIATYTFSIQQQLPGQMQLMVGYVGSQGRNLFLRSITNRIVSVNTNASTGAGSAVREFGSRYGEIDYKTSGGTDHYHALQSTLQRRFKQGLSLGMQYTWAKELGTTSGSNEASTAQNPYDFRMEYGRGNFDIRHSLNVSVLYDLPVGRGKAVDFGTLGNAVAGGWQMGGIVNFRSGLPIDVLATRPDIAYVGTPVSGSYAGNVYSAPVLDSSCPGYTNGTTTVNAGVCTTAVVNVPGGGNTRNIRRVNLVAGVNPYTNVGKQLLNPAAFTLPAPGSFGTLRRNGLNGPSMAQLDMTLEKTFALTERVKFNFKAEAFNVFNHANYAVPGTIRFAQGIGTGGTKTSTNTISAGVQPGQAYSTGTAGSNWGTLTSTVGNQVGQGANRQIQLSGRINF; encoded by the coding sequence ATGACGACCGCACGCCTTATCGGTACTGTGACCGACCAGAGCGGCGCTGTGATCTCGAACGCAACTGTAACCGTCAAGAACACCCGCACCGGCCAAAGCCGCACGGTGACCACCAACGGCGATGGCCTCTACATCATTCCTTCGCTCGTGCCCTCTGAGTACGACGTCAAGGTTACGGCGAGTGGATTCGCCGATGCCGAGGCAACCGGTGTAACACTGGCCGTCGGTCAGGAGCTGGTGAAGGATATCGCTCTGCCGGTTGCCGGCAGCTCCACCTCCGTCATGGTGGATGCCGGTCAGATCATTGCGCTCGACACCTCTTCGGCTCGCATCGGCGCCAATGTCGCCAGCCGCGAGATTGAAGACCTGCCCATCAATGGCCGCCAGGTCTCGCAGCTGTACCTTCTGGCTCCCGGCGCCACCAATGTGGGCTCCGGTAACTTTGGCGAAATCCGTTTCTCCGGCCGCGCGGTTGAGCAGAATGTCCTGCGCCTGGACGGTGTAGAAGCCACGGCGCTGATCAGCGCTGTTCCGGGCAACCTGAACGGTGAAGCCAACTCGATCTTCCGTCTGCAGCAGTCACTGGAAGCCATCCAGGAGTTCCGCGTGGACTCCAACAGCTACCCGGCTGAGATGGGTACCGGGACCGGTGGCCAGATCAGCTTTGTCACCAAGTCCGGTGGCAACATGTTCCACGGATCGGCGTTTGAGTATGTGCGTAACGACTTCTTTGACGCGCGTAACACCTTCAACCGCCGCAACACGGCCAACAACTCGCCGAAGTTCCGCCTGAACCAGTTTGGCGGTTCGGTGGGCGGTCCCATCATCAAGGACAAGCTCTTCTTCTTCGGTGTGTACGAAGGTCTGCGCCAGTACTGGAATGTAGCCTCGACCGGCAACACCATCTCGAACTACACCATCTCGCGTATCCCGGTGAACTCGCCGATCCGCAACCTGGTGGCTGCGTATCCGCTGGACCCGAATCCGATTGCGATCGAGCAGCCGGGTGTGACCTTCACCGACGGTACGGTCAACGGTGCAACCGGTCGTGAGCTGGTTTCGGTCAGCCGCGCGGTTCCGTACTCGCTGACCGAGAACTTCGCCGCGGCCCGCTTCGATTACCACATCAACGACAAGTACAGCGTTTATGCCCGCTTCAACCGCGACCAGGGAACAGCGAACTCCACGCAGGACCCCGCCGGCGGCCTGACGCAGAACAAGTACATTCCGCAGAACGCGGTGATCGCCCTGAACCAGGTCCTCTCGGGATCGATGTTCAACGAGACCAAAATCGGTCTGAACTACGTCAAGACGCGCGTCAATGGCGTGAGCGGCGCAAGCCCGAATGCTGACCTGAGCGCCAGCCTGTTCAGCATCGCCAATGCCGTCAAGCCCGGTGGCCTGGTCACGACTTCGTCCAGCTTTACCGGCCGTGGCGCACCATACACCGGCTGGAGCATCTCGCCGATCGACAACTTTTCGATCATCAAGGGCAATCACAACCTGAAGTTTGGTTTTGAGTCCCGCATCATCAAGATCTACAACGACCAGCTGGGCGGCACGCAGTACACCTTCAACAGCGTGACCAACTTTGTGAACAACACGCCGGATCAGACCGCCTTCAACGGCGATCTGAGCGCGCTGAGCCCCTTCAGCGGCCTGTCGGGTGTGGCCCAGATGCGTCAGAACTACTACATCGGCTACGCGCAGGATGAGTGGAAACTCAAGCCCACCCTGACCCTGTCGTATGGCGTTCGCTACGAGTACTTCCAGCCCCTGCACGAAGTCAATGACAAGTATGTGTTCTTTGACATGACTTCGGGCACCCTCTACTCCAGCGGCCGCGTTTCCGCGTTCCCGAAGTACAACAAGAGCTGGTTCGGCAGCTCGACCAAGAACTTCGGACCGCGCGTCGGCCTGACCTGGGCTCCCGCTTCGCTGCACAACAACACCGTGGTTCGCCTGGGTGCCGGTATCTTCTACGGTCCCGGACAGACGGAAGACCAGGTACAGCCTGAAGCCAACGACCGCGTAGGCCGCACGCTGACCGGCGCCGCCGGAGCTTATCCGGTCAACACGACTGCGTTGCTCGCAGGCTTTGACGCCAACAACCTGTCCGGCTTCCAGCCGCGCGCTTACGCTCCGTACTACCACCTGCCGGAGCGCATTGCGACCTACACCTTCTCGATCCAGCAGCAGCTGCCGGGTCAGATGCAGTTGATGGTTGGTTATGTCGGTTCGCAGGGACGCAACCTGTTCCTGCGCTCCATCACCAACCGCATCGTGAGCGTGAACACCAACGCCTCCACCGGCGCGGGTTCGGCAGTGCGCGAGTTCGGCAGCCGCTACGGCGAAATCGACTACAAGACCTCCGGCGGTACGGACCACTACCATGCTCTGCAGTCGACCTTGCAGCGCCGCTTCAAGCAGGGCCTTTCGCTGGGTATGCAGTACACCTGGGCGAAGGAGCTCGGCACCACCTCCGGTTCCAACGAAGCCAGCACCGCGCAGAACCCGTACGACTTCCGTATGGAGTACGGCCGTGGCAACTTCGATATCCGCCACAGCTTGAACGTCTCCGTGCTGTATGACCTGCCGGTAGGCCGCGGCAAGGCTGTCGATTTCGGCACCCTTGGCAACGCAGTGGCCGGTGGATGGCAGATGGGCGGCATTGTGAACTTCCGCTCGGGCCTGCCGATCGATGTCCTGGCAACGCGTCCTGATATCGCCTACGTGGGCACGCCGGTCTCCGGCAGCTACGCCGGCAATGTCTACTCCGCTCCGGTGTTGGATTCGTCCTGCCCGGGCTACACCAACGGCACCACCACGGTAAACGCCGGCGTCTGCACCACGGCTGTGGTCAACGTTCCGGGCGGTGGCAACACGCGTAACATCCGCCGCGTAAACCTGGTAGCGGGTGTGAATCCGTACACGAACGTAGGCAAGCAGCTGCTGAATCCGGCCGCCTTTACTCTGCCGGCTCCTGGCAGCTTCGGAACCCTGCGCCGCAACGGTCTGAATGGCCCGTCGATGGCGCAGCTGGATATGACCCTGGAGAAGACCTTCGCGCTCACCGAGCGCGTGAAGTTCAACTTCAAGGCCGAAGCCTTCAACGTCTTCAACCACGCCAACTACGCCGTTCCGGGAACCATCCGCTTTGCGCAGGGCATCGGCACGGGCGGCACCAAGACCTCGACCAACACCATCAGTGCAGGTGTCCAGCCTGGCCAGGCCTACTCGACCGGAACGGCGGGCAGCAACTGGGGCACGCTGACCTCGACGGTGGGCAACCAGGTGGGTCAGGGCGCCAACCGCCAGATCCAGCTCTCGGGCCGTATCAACTTCTAA
- a CDS encoding hemolysin family protein, which translates to MNYWALSSLILLLVIQTLASYIDRVYSEMGKFLSRDFQENVDAWTRAVEPRMILGRDTLSLSASVLRQVTLAAIAVLFGAKLYSSFVLLPLLHHGPGLPDFVMTAVELVGIVILFDRLVPYLLFVRTRGLWIAYLRLPLVLVFLILLPITMFLSLLISIIALAEPEEQEEEENTSEGVDALLEAGEEEGILEESDRELVRSVVEFGDMVARSVMTPRPEMFCVPATMSLEEFTTVMLKEAYSRVPVYGESIDVITGIAFARDLLGIADADAGQATVASIQKPVAFVPETKKVNELLKEMQRAKQHMRIVVDEYGAVAGLITIEDLLEAIVGDIDDEHDVEEETNEPVGSAATGWSVPGRFEVSRLRELFQHEEDEDPVDLELPADVEATTVGGLVSELAGHIPHSGEVVEAGRLRLEVLSSTDRRVQRVMVQMATLANTADNQ; encoded by the coding sequence ATGAATTACTGGGCGTTGAGCTCGCTGATTCTGCTGCTGGTCATCCAGACGCTGGCCTCCTACATCGACCGAGTCTATTCGGAGATGGGAAAGTTCCTCTCTCGCGACTTTCAAGAGAATGTCGATGCGTGGACACGTGCCGTTGAGCCCAGGATGATTCTTGGCCGCGACACGCTGTCGCTATCGGCCTCAGTGCTGCGACAGGTGACGCTTGCGGCGATCGCCGTGCTCTTCGGAGCCAAGCTCTACAGTTCGTTTGTCCTGCTTCCCCTGCTGCATCACGGCCCTGGCCTGCCGGACTTCGTGATGACCGCCGTGGAGCTGGTCGGCATTGTCATCCTGTTTGACCGCCTGGTTCCGTACCTGCTGTTTGTACGGACCAGGGGCCTTTGGATCGCCTACCTGCGCCTGCCGCTGGTGCTGGTTTTTCTTATCCTGTTGCCCATCACCATGTTCCTCAGCCTGCTGATCTCCATCATCGCCCTGGCGGAGCCGGAGGAGCAGGAAGAAGAGGAGAATACCTCGGAGGGCGTGGATGCGCTGCTCGAAGCCGGGGAAGAAGAGGGCATTCTGGAGGAGAGCGACCGCGAGCTGGTGCGCAGCGTCGTGGAGTTTGGCGACATGGTGGCGCGCTCCGTCATGACGCCACGGCCGGAGATGTTCTGCGTGCCCGCGACCATGTCGCTTGAAGAGTTCACCACCGTCATGCTCAAAGAGGCCTACTCCCGCGTACCGGTCTACGGGGAGTCGATCGACGTGATCACCGGGATCGCCTTCGCGCGCGACCTGCTGGGTATTGCTGACGCTGACGCCGGACAGGCGACCGTTGCCAGCATCCAGAAGCCAGTGGCCTTTGTGCCGGAAACCAAGAAGGTGAACGAGCTGCTGAAGGAGATGCAGCGCGCCAAGCAGCACATGCGCATCGTAGTGGACGAGTATGGCGCCGTGGCCGGTCTCATCACCATTGAAGACCTTCTCGAGGCCATTGTCGGGGACATTGACGACGAACACGATGTCGAGGAAGAGACCAACGAGCCCGTGGGCAGCGCCGCCACCGGTTGGTCTGTTCCCGGACGTTTTGAAGTCTCGCGGCTGCGGGAGCTGTTTCAGCACGAGGAAGACGAAGACCCTGTCGATCTGGAGCTTCCGGCCGACGTGGAGGCTACCACCGTTGGAGGCCTGGTCAGCGAACTGGCGGGGCATATTCCGCATTCGGGCGAGGTGGTAGAGGCCGGCCGGCTGCGGCTGGAGGTGCTCTCTTCCACCGACCGCCGGGTCCAGCGCGTAATGGTCCAGATGGCAACGCTCGCCAATACGGCGGATAATCAATAA
- a CDS encoding vitamin B12-dependent ribonucleotide reductase: MAETRKAAVAVADSVAASAPKSTPAKKSAPGLTWQRYFSKPGVSPYDEVVWEKRDAIIQDFKGKTIFEQKDVEVPVDWSMTATNIVASKYLHGQLGTPERETGVRQLVSRVAETIRDWGKKDGYFATDADADTFHDDLAHLLVQQKAAFNSPVWFNVGCDRLEPNSDAQNWHWNPHTCAIEFSVTGYTKPQCSACFINSVNDSLDSILTLAKTEGMLFKWGSGTGSNLSAIRGSMETLSGGGTASGPLSFMRGFDAFAGVIKSGGKTRRAAKMVILNVEHPDIIDFIECKQKEEAKAYTLVQAGYDGSGPDSEAYSSIFFQNANNSVRVNDEFMSAVERDAEFTTKTVKDKAPVKTYKAREIMNKIAEATWQCGDPGMQYDTTINRWHTSKNTARINASNPCSEYMFLDDSACNLASFNLLKFLTPGGQFDIEAYRAAIKTVITAMEILVDNSGYPTENIAKNSHDYRPLGLGYANLGALLMAFGLPYDSDAGRDFAATLTAIMCGDAYWQSSRVAELCQPLAAATPLTQSVEREGGACPGFYVNREPFLDVIRLHRASVNEIGKSVDSAEGFIAPQLADLIAASKDSWDGALAHGEKYGYRNSQVTVLAPTGTIGFMMDCDTTGIEPDLALVKYKKLVGGGMIKIVNNTVPSALFKLGYSNDQVNSIVSYIDSTGTIEGAPGIKPEHLAVFDCSFKPAKGTRSIHYMGHIKMMAATQPFLSGAISKTVNLPHDATAEDIAEAYIESWRQGLKAVAIYRDGSKGSQPLNVSAGDGKAKKEGIADKATAAINATAELDLSVVAAKDAKITALEAQIAKLIAQSNQNTDASDASAPPRAVRHRLPAERASVTHKFSIAGHEGYITVGLYPNGAPGEIFIRMAKEGSTVSGLMDSFATAISLALQHGVPLKVLSEKFAHTRFEPSGWTGNEQIGYAKSIMDYLFRWMQLRFLSGQQLDLFQGLAPAKSVPVAGTVEGAQAAVIPSLAAEYELRTTPPVEGIAPDPTATGAPTVESYGVEDRGVANTIHAADAMKSLYDMGDAPSCSTCGAIMVRNGSCYRCMSCGSTSGCS, from the coding sequence GGGCGTTCGTCAGCTGGTAAGCCGCGTTGCGGAGACGATTCGCGACTGGGGGAAGAAGGACGGCTACTTTGCGACGGATGCCGACGCGGACACCTTCCATGACGACCTGGCGCACCTGCTGGTGCAGCAGAAGGCCGCATTCAACTCGCCGGTATGGTTCAACGTGGGTTGCGACCGCCTGGAGCCGAACTCCGACGCGCAGAACTGGCACTGGAACCCGCACACCTGCGCCATTGAGTTCTCCGTCACCGGCTACACCAAGCCCCAGTGCTCGGCCTGCTTTATTAACTCCGTGAACGACTCACTGGACTCGATCCTGACCCTGGCCAAGACCGAGGGCATGCTCTTCAAGTGGGGTTCGGGCACGGGCTCCAACCTGTCGGCTATCCGCGGTTCCATGGAGACCCTCTCCGGTGGCGGTACCGCCAGCGGCCCGCTCAGCTTCATGCGCGGCTTTGACGCCTTCGCCGGCGTCATCAAGTCCGGCGGCAAGACCCGTCGCGCCGCCAAGATGGTCATCCTGAACGTCGAGCACCCGGACATCATCGACTTTATCGAGTGCAAGCAGAAGGAAGAGGCCAAGGCCTACACGCTGGTACAGGCCGGCTATGATGGCTCCGGTCCGGACTCTGAAGCGTATTCGTCGATCTTCTTCCAGAACGCGAACAACTCCGTGCGCGTCAACGATGAGTTCATGTCGGCCGTGGAGCGTGATGCCGAATTCACCACGAAGACGGTGAAAGACAAGGCTCCCGTAAAGACCTACAAGGCCCGCGAGATCATGAACAAGATCGCCGAGGCTACCTGGCAGTGCGGCGACCCCGGCATGCAGTACGACACCACCATCAACCGGTGGCACACCAGCAAGAACACGGCGCGCATCAACGCCTCCAATCCTTGCAGTGAGTACATGTTCCTGGATGACTCGGCCTGCAACCTGGCCAGCTTCAACCTGCTGAAGTTCCTCACGCCGGGCGGACAGTTCGATATCGAGGCCTACCGCGCCGCCATCAAGACCGTCATCACCGCCATGGAGATCCTGGTCGACAACTCGGGCTACCCGACGGAGAACATCGCGAAAAACTCGCACGACTATCGTCCGCTGGGCCTTGGCTATGCCAACCTCGGCGCCCTGCTGATGGCCTTCGGTCTTCCGTATGACTCCGACGCCGGCCGTGACTTTGCCGCCACGCTCACCGCCATCATGTGCGGCGATGCCTACTGGCAGTCCAGCCGCGTGGCTGAGCTGTGCCAGCCGCTGGCCGCAGCCACGCCGCTCACCCAGTCGGTGGAGCGCGAAGGCGGCGCCTGCCCCGGCTTCTACGTCAACCGCGAGCCCTTCCTGGATGTGATCCGTCTGCACCGCGCTTCGGTCAACGAGATCGGCAAGTCGGTCGACTCCGCCGAGGGCTTCATTGCTCCGCAGCTTGCTGACCTGATCGCCGCCAGCAAGGACTCGTGGGATGGTGCTCTCGCCCACGGGGAGAAGTATGGGTACCGCAACTCGCAGGTCACCGTGCTGGCTCCCACCGGCACCATCGGCTTCATGATGGACTGCGACACCACCGGCATTGAGCCTGACCTCGCACTGGTCAAGTACAAGAAGCTGGTCGGCGGCGGCATGATCAAGATCGTGAACAACACGGTCCCGTCGGCTCTGTTCAAGCTGGGCTACTCCAATGACCAGGTGAACTCGATCGTCAGCTACATTGACTCCACCGGAACCATCGAAGGCGCGCCCGGCATCAAGCCGGAACACCTGGCCGTGTTCGATTGCAGCTTCAAGCCCGCCAAGGGCACGCGCTCCATTCATTACATGGGCCACATCAAGATGATGGCCGCAACGCAGCCCTTCCTATCGGGCGCGATCTCGAAGACCGTCAACCTGCCGCACGATGCTACGGCGGAAGACATCGCCGAGGCCTACATCGAGAGCTGGCGCCAGGGTTTGAAGGCTGTCGCCATCTACCGCGACGGATCGAAGGGTTCGCAGCCGCTGAACGTTTCTGCCGGCGACGGCAAGGCGAAGAAGGAGGGCATTGCTGACAAGGCGACCGCCGCCATCAATGCCACGGCCGAGCTGGACCTGTCTGTGGTTGCCGCCAAGGATGCGAAGATCACCGCGCTGGAAGCTCAGATAGCGAAGCTGATTGCGCAGTCGAACCAGAACACGGATGCGTCGGATGCTTCAGCTCCTCCGCGTGCGGTTCGCCATCGTCTGCCGGCTGAACGTGCTTCGGTCACGCACAAGTTCTCCATCGCGGGGCACGAGGGCTACATTACCGTCGGCCTGTATCCGAACGGCGCTCCGGGCGAGATCTTCATCCGCATGGCGAAGGAAGGCTCCACGGTCTCCGGTCTGATGGATTCGTTCGCAACGGCCATCTCTCTCGCACTGCAGCACGGCGTTCCGCTGAAGGTGCTGAGCGAGAAGTTCGCCCACACCCGCTTCGAGCCCTCGGGCTGGACCGGCAACGAGCAGATCGGCTACGCAAAGTCGATCATGGATTACCTCTTCCGCTGGATGCAGCTTCGCTTCCTCAGCGGCCAGCAGCTTGACCTCTTCCAGGGCCTTGCCCCGGCGAAGTCGGTTCCGGTTGCAGGCACGGTAGAAGGCGCACAGGCGGCGGTGATCCCGAGCCTGGCTGCAGAGTATGAACTGCGCACCACGCCTCCGGTCGAGGGCATCGCTCCTGACCCGACGGCAACGGGCGCTCCCACGGTTGAGAGCTACGGCGTCGAAGACCGCGGCGTAGCCAACACCATCCACGCTGCCGACGCGATGAAGAGCCTGTACGACATGGGCGACGCTCCGTCCTGCTCCACCTGCGGAGCCATCATGGTCCGCAACGGAAGCTGCTACCGCTGCATGAGCTGCGGCTCAACGAGCGGCTGCTCCTAG